In Synechococcales cyanobacterium T60_A2020_003, the genomic stretch TTATCAACAGTTGTTCTGAAAAGAATACGTTTCTATTGTTGCAAGTCGTCGAGCGTCTGGGCGATTTTTTCATCGATCGGCACGAGTGGCTCAGTCTCCAGGCATGGATACAGGAGCACATTATGCGTTATCCTAAAACGTCTCCTCAAAAAATAACGTTATGAAGACTAACGCAATTACGCCTCAAGCCGATCAAGAAGCACGACAACTGGACGAAGAGGGCATCACGCCTGGACTGAGTGACGAGCAGTATCGCCGCAAAATGCAGCGTCGTAAAGAAGTTCAAGAACAGCGTTTAGCCGAACGAACCCTTGAAAAAGGACTCATTATTGTCAATACAGGCAACGGCAAAGGGAAGACGACTGCGGCACTGGGCATGGTATTGCGATCGCTCGGTCATGGCTTTCGGGTGGCGATCGTGCAGTTCATTAAAGGAGCCTGGGAACCTGCGGAAAAGGCATCGTTGGCCCCGTGGACAACGGGAGAACCTCCTCAACTGGTCTTTCACGCCATGGGCGAGGGCTTTACCTGGGAAACCCAGGATCGGGCACGGGATATCGCAAAAGCGGAAGAAGCCTGGGAAACCGCTCTCCACTACATTCACAATCCTGAATTTAAGCTCGTTCTACTGGATGAGGTCAACGTTGCCCTTAAGCATGGCTATCTTGCTCCAGAGGTCATTTTGAGCGATTTAGCCCAAAAGCCAGA encodes the following:
- the cobO gene encoding cob(I)yrinic acid a,c-diamide adenosyltransferase gives rise to the protein MKTNAITPQADQEARQLDEEGITPGLSDEQYRRKMQRRKEVQEQRLAERTLEKGLIIVNTGNGKGKTTAALGMVLRSLGHGFRVAIVQFIKGAWEPAEKASLAPWTTGEPPQLVFHAMGEGFTWETQDRARDIAKAEEAWETALHYIHNPEFKLVLLDEVNVALKHGYLAPEVILSDLAQKPEDSHVILTGRGAPQSIIDHADLVTEMTLVKHPFREQGVKAQPGIEF